TTGATTTATAAATGTATCTTTCACGCAGCCTACGCAAGCCATACCTATATTAGACATACTTATGCTAAAATCGTCTGCTGATAATTATTATTAACAATCCTTTACTTAGACTTTTAAATCGTTGGACACACTAAGGTAAATCCAGTTATGTCAATGTTAAATATAGAGCCAAACCAGATAGCATTGAGCCTTACGCTTGGGCTAACTTTAGGTCTAAGTGGCTGTCAGAACCTCCCTAAACAGCCCCATTTAGCTGACAGTCAGAATTTATCAGCGCGGATTAATGCGCTTTATCAACAAAACCCTAACCCTGAAAACACTGTTGCCGATGCTAATAATGATGCGGAAGAAAACACTGGACTCCTAAACCCTAGTAATACAAACCGCAGCAACAAAAATCTAGTAGCCGCTATTAGCGAACAAAACGATATTCATCCAGAATTATCAGGCTACCACCCTATTGTTACTGGCGCCAACGCTTTTGCTTCCCGCAGTATCTTAACCGGTATGGCTGCACGTAATATCGATGTGCAGTATTATATTTGGCATAACGATCAAGCAGGACAGTTGATGCTAAAGGATTTGTGGGAGGCGGCGGAGCGCGGAATTATTGTACGCTTATTGCTCGATGATTTTAATAATAGTGCAGAATTCGATCAGCATCTACTGCGTTTTTCGAGTCATCCCAATATTGCAGTGCGCATTATGAATCCCTTGATGCATCGCAAGCTCCAAGCATTGAACTATGTCACTGGCTTACCTCGAATCAATCGACGTATGCATAATAAAAGCATGATTTTTGATAAGCAAATCACCATCATCGGTGGCCGCAATATCGGTAACGAGTATTTAAGTAATGACCAAAATAGCCAATTCGCTGACCTTGACGTTCTGTTAATCGGCAAGGTCGTCGCTGATATTGATAATAGCTTTAATAGCTACTGGTCTTCACCACTATCATTCGATATCGAGACTTTAGCTACTCCCGATAAAAATGCGACAAAGGATTTTTTGGTAGGTCTAGATAAATTAGAGGAAGAAGAAAAGAGCAACTCTAGCAGTAGCTTAGCCGTTTATAAAAACGCTATTGAAGACTCCACCATTGATGAGGACTTAATCAACAAACAAGTGCCTTTTCGCTGGACCAATATGCAGTTCTTGAGCGATGATGTAGGCAAGCTAACTAAGAGTGTGCCCAGCGATACCAACTTAGTTCAGCAATTGCGCACCTTACTGGGTAGTCCTTCTGAGAAGCTGACTATTATCTCCTCTTATTTTGTTCCCACAAGAGACGGTGTTGACACCTTAGTGCGTCTGGCAGACTCTGGTATAGATATCAAAATTCTAACCAACTCATTTGACGCCACTGACGTTACCGCTGTGCATTCAGGCTATAGCCAATGGCGTCCTAAATTATTGCGATCAGGTATAAAAATCTATGAGCTAAAATCAACTGCTAGTGAAGAGAAGCGTGAAAACAAACTGTGGCGTGCCCGCAGTCAGTCTTCAACTAGCTTGCATGCTAAGACCTTTGCTGTTGATGACCACCAAGTATTTATCGGTTCTTACAACGTTGACCCCCGCTCTGCTAATATCAATACTGAAATGGGGGTCATTATCAGCGATGATGAGCTGGCTCAACAATTACATGAAGCGCTTAGCGATGATCTATTGAATCAAGCTTATGAGGTAAAGCTATCAGATAACAATAAACTGCAGTGGCATACGATTGAAAACGGCGAGACTATCATTTATGACTCAGAGCCGCGCGTTGACTTTACAGATCATATCTGGTTGAAAATTATGTCGTGGCTGCCTATCGATTGGTTACTGTAGTCAAAACCGTAAAAAAACATTCGTTTTGCAATAATTGATTATTTTTATTATGTATGGTTGCTGCTATAGCAACCATTTTCATACGACCTTAACTTGTAAAAATGTGACCTACTATGCCCTCTCGTCCTCAATATGCAATGATGTCACCTAAAGACAGAAACATGCTGCTATTCGTCTGTTTCACCAGTGCTGTCGCTTTTTTTGATTTTTTGATTTACTTATATATGGCGGATTCTATTTCATCAGCTTTCTTTCCGGTCGATATAGATAGTCGTGTCAATCGTTTGCGCGGCCTAGGACTATTTGCTATTGGTTATCTTGCTCGACCCATCGGCGGCATCGTTTTAGGTCGTTATGGTGATATTAAAGGTCGTAAACCCGTATTACTACTAAGTATTTTAATTACCGCTTTTAGTATGTTAGCAATGGCATTCTTGCCTTCATACTTGCAATGGGGACTTGCGGCACCGATTTTGTTTATTCTACTGCGTATGATTCAAGGGATGGCCTTTGGCGTTTACGTACCGCTTGCTTGGACTTTCATTTCAGAACATCTACCGCGGCAATATCTGACCTTGGGTTGTAGCTATGTGACCGCTAGTTTCTTTGTAGGGGTATTATTTTCTAATACTTTTTTTGTTTGGCTTAATTCAGCCATGACTCCCGAACAACTTATAGACTATGGTTGGCGGGTACCTTTTGTAGTAGGTGCGGTACTCAGTTTTTTACCATTAATAGTTTGGCGTTTTATTCGTGAGTCGCCTTTTTTCATTTTCATGCAGCAATCTAAGCCAAACACTCAACTGAATAAACCATTATCGCTACTGTTTAAACATTGCAAACACGCTATTTTTATAGGGCTAATTCTGGCTTTTATTATTGCTAGCATCACTACCGTTATCGCTTTATTGTTGCCTAGTCTGGTTGAGTTAAGCTTTAGCGTAGATAGTGATTTATTCGGATTCTCTCACAGCTTAGGTATTATTTTTATGATTTTTGGCTGTATTTTTTACGGCTTCTTATCTAATTATAAAAACTTTGGGAAGATTCTGGTGATTGGCTCTCTTCTACTAATTGCACAGATGTTTGCCTTTTACTATCACTTGCGGGCAGGCGGCGACTATATTCTAATTATGTATGCCTTATTGGGATTTTTTGCAGGAATTGTCGGTATGGTACCCGCTATTTTTGTGGTGCTGTTCCCCATCAATGTTCGTCTGACCGGTATAGCATTATCATATAATACTATGTATGCCATTGTTGGCGGCGTACTGCCGTTTGCTTTAGCGTATCTCACTGTATTTATTAGCTTTTCACCAGCATTATATATTGCCTTTATCGGTTTGATGGGGGTGATGATTGGGTTGTATTTTTATCATTTGCCTGAATTTAGAGAGGTTGATGAGATTGTTTAACGCTAACCTTATTTTACTTAGCCAAAAATGAGTTTATGTTTAAGAAAAACGGTCACACTTAAATACAATACATGCTTCAACATACTGAATAATTTATAAAGTTTAAGAAAAGGTAGTAAAAAATAATGCTTGATATGACTAATAAGCGCCTATCGGTCGCTCCTATGATTGACTGGACGACAACCGACTATCGTTATTTTGCACGATTATTCAATCCTCACATTTATTTATATACTGAGATGATCAGTACCGGTGCTTTGCTGTACGGCAATCGAGAGCGGCACCTACGTTTCGACGACAGCGAGCAACCTGTGGTATTACAGCTCGGGGGTGCCGATATTGACGAGATGACTCAATGTGCTGAATTTGCTCAACAATATGGCTATAACGAAGTTAATATTAATGTCGGCTGCCCATCTGATCGTGTCCAGCACAATAAAATCGGTGCCTGTCTTATGGCAGAACCTAATACGGTTGCAGACCTAGTCAAATATATGCAAGCAGCCGTCGATATTCCGGTCACGGTTAAGCATCGAATCGGTATTGACGACTTTGATAGCTATGAGTTTATGGTTGATTTTGTGCAGAAGGTCGCTGCTGCAGGTTGTTCGCGCTTTATTGTGCATGCCCGCACAGCTTGGCTACAAGGGCTCAGTCCCAAACAAAACCGTGAGATTCCGCCGCTACGTTACGACGATGTCTATCGCCTTAAACAAGACTTCCCAGCGCTTGATATCGAAATCAACGGCGGCATTGACACCATAGCGGATATAAAAGCACATTTGCAACATGTCGATGGAGTAATGATTGGACGAGCGTTTTATCACAATCCTTATTTATTGGCAGAAGCTAATGCCCTATGGCATCAGCCTTTACCTAAGCGCTCAGAAGTTTTAACGCAGCTCTACCCTTATCTGCAGGAGCAGACGGAAGAAGGAGAGTCGTTGCCTTCAATGGCTCGGCATTACTTAGGTCTATTTCAAGGGTTAAATGGAGCACGAAAATGGCGTCAAGCTTTAAGTGGTAAGCCGCAGTTGACGATTGATGATATCAAACGTGCAGCGGATGAGGTCTTACAATTAAATCCAGAAGCTTAGGGTCTGTTAGATTATTAAGTCTTTAAACCTTTATCAACATCTACCACCACTTAGCCAACCTGTGCTAAATACTGCCACATGGCTATACCGTTATTAATAATGTGGAGCAATATGGGCAGCAATAAGGAGCCGGACTTAATACGAGCATAGCAAAATATCAATGCCAGCACGACGATAGTGCTTATTTCGTACAACCCATATTGCAGATGTATCACGGCAAAAATTACGCTGGTTAAAAAACTAGCAACAATTGCGCCACGGGGCGCTGAGAATTGTTCAGCAATGGCTGACCACAATATACCGCGAAAGACTAACTCCTCATAGATAGGAGCCACGACAACCATCGCAGCTACTAGTAGCCATACCGAGCTGACCGACGCATAAAGCGGATTGACAAAGACTGATGGAGATTTACCGAGCCAATATGTGAGCAGCTGACTGCCTATCATAAACAGCAATAGCAGCCCAAACATACCCAGTCCAGTCGCTAATGAGAACGGCCTTAGCGCTAAGTACTGTCTAACCCTCCCCTTTTTTATACGGATAATAGATACCGTAAGCACACTCAATAAGGCTAGGCTAATCATAATGGAGAGGCTAACTATAGTGCCATTGCTACTACCAAAAAAGAAAATGTCACCAACGTTTGAACTTTTGGTGGCGGGCAACAACCATTTACCCGCTACATAAACACCTATTAACTGGCTCATAAAGAAAGCAATAACTGTACCAATAATGAGCGCAAATACTTCAAAGCGCGAGAACAAAGGGACGCGATTTGCTCGAGGCGTTGATAAAGGCTTTAGATTAGGTGGGTGGTTTTGCATAGCATAAGGGCTCAAGATAGCAGGCGATTATTTTCGATATGAGTAGATTTAAGATGACAAACTAGCATAATTTACGCTGTCAATTGCTGCTCAATCAAGGTTAGCACTTGCTGAGCTACCGATTCAGGATGCTCCAGTGGAAACATGTGCCCTCCCTTATGAGTCGTATAAGGAATATTTAACCGAGCCTGTATTTGCTGAGGGAAACGGCGTTTAAGAAAGATACTGTCCTCACCAATAATTAAGGTGACGGGCGGTTTGGGCGCTTGATTGGGCTTGAGCCAATAAAGCGATGGGTTGGTACGAAACACCGCTACCTCGCTAGACTTGGGAATAGCCAGCGTTACTTTGCCATCGGCACGCTCTTCTAAACCGTGCTCGATGTAACCTTGAAAACTACGCTCATCGAACTCCTTAAAAAAACCTTTATGGCGTAGCTTTTCATAAGCATCCTTGCGGCTATCCCAGACATCACGGCGGTTTTTTGACACCCCAGCTGGCGACAACTTA
This sequence is a window from Psychrobacter jeotgali. Protein-coding genes within it:
- the dusA gene encoding tRNA dihydrouridine(20/20a) synthase DusA, producing MLDMTNKRLSVAPMIDWTTTDYRYFARLFNPHIYLYTEMISTGALLYGNRERHLRFDDSEQPVVLQLGGADIDEMTQCAEFAQQYGYNEVNINVGCPSDRVQHNKIGACLMAEPNTVADLVKYMQAAVDIPVTVKHRIGIDDFDSYEFMVDFVQKVAAAGCSRFIVHARTAWLQGLSPKQNREIPPLRYDDVYRLKQDFPALDIEINGGIDTIADIKAHLQHVDGVMIGRAFYHNPYLLAEANALWHQPLPKRSEVLTQLYPYLQEQTEEGESLPSMARHYLGLFQGLNGARKWRQALSGKPQLTIDDIKRAADEVLQLNPEA
- a CDS encoding CPBP family intramembrane glutamic endopeptidase, which encodes MQNHPPNLKPLSTPRANRVPLFSRFEVFALIIGTVIAFFMSQLIGVYVAGKWLLPATKSSNVGDIFFFGSSNGTIVSLSIMISLALLSVLTVSIIRIKKGRVRQYLALRPFSLATGLGMFGLLLLFMIGSQLLTYWLGKSPSVFVNPLYASVSSVWLLVAAMVVVAPIYEELVFRGILWSAIAEQFSAPRGAIVASFLTSVIFAVIHLQYGLYEISTIVVLALIFCYARIKSGSLLLPILLHIINNGIAMWQYLAQVG
- a CDS encoding MFS transporter, whose protein sequence is MPSRPQYAMMSPKDRNMLLFVCFTSAVAFFDFLIYLYMADSISSAFFPVDIDSRVNRLRGLGLFAIGYLARPIGGIVLGRYGDIKGRKPVLLLSILITAFSMLAMAFLPSYLQWGLAAPILFILLRMIQGMAFGVYVPLAWTFISEHLPRQYLTLGCSYVTASFFVGVLFSNTFFVWLNSAMTPEQLIDYGWRVPFVVGAVLSFLPLIVWRFIRESPFFIFMQQSKPNTQLNKPLSLLFKHCKHAIFIGLILAFIIASITTVIALLLPSLVELSFSVDSDLFGFSHSLGIIFMIFGCIFYGFLSNYKNFGKILVIGSLLLIAQMFAFYYHLRAGGDYILIMYALLGFFAGIVGMVPAIFVVLFPINVRLTGIALSYNTMYAIVGGVLPFALAYLTVFISFSPALYIAFIGLMGVMIGLYFYHLPEFREVDEIV
- a CDS encoding phospholipase D family protein; this encodes MSMLNIEPNQIALSLTLGLTLGLSGCQNLPKQPHLADSQNLSARINALYQQNPNPENTVADANNDAEENTGLLNPSNTNRSNKNLVAAISEQNDIHPELSGYHPIVTGANAFASRSILTGMAARNIDVQYYIWHNDQAGQLMLKDLWEAAERGIIVRLLLDDFNNSAEFDQHLLRFSSHPNIAVRIMNPLMHRKLQALNYVTGLPRINRRMHNKSMIFDKQITIIGGRNIGNEYLSNDQNSQFADLDVLLIGKVVADIDNSFNSYWSSPLSFDIETLATPDKNATKDFLVGLDKLEEEEKSNSSSSLAVYKNAIEDSTIDEDLINKQVPFRWTNMQFLSDDVGKLTKSVPSDTNLVQQLRTLLGSPSEKLTIISSYFVPTRDGVDTLVRLADSGIDIKILTNSFDATDVTAVHSGYSQWRPKLLRSGIKIYELKSTASEEKRENKLWRARSQSSTSLHAKTFAVDDHQVFIGSYNVDPRSANINTEMGVIISDDELAQQLHEALSDDLLNQAYEVKLSDNNKLQWHTIENGETIIYDSEPRVDFTDHIWLKIMSWLPIDWLL